The following coding sequences lie in one Panicum virgatum strain AP13 chromosome 6N, P.virgatum_v5, whole genome shotgun sequence genomic window:
- the LOC120678345 gene encoding uncharacterized protein LOC120678345, whose translation MQTGCNAKKNKRLGLVAISPLLVLRFLRFKWTGNPFGNPSPRAGTSNVSLFDSTFLQSFSVHLMIAPTLPAHLHLKTRFMGRSANTGLYVVHYARAFDGQWVDFDLKEQSECNLAEP comes from the exons ATGCAAACAGGTTgtaatgcaaaaaaaaacaagagatTAGGTTTGGT GGCGATTTCTCCTCTCCTCGTCCTGCGATTTCTGCGATTCAAATGGACTGGCAATCCCTTCGGCAATCCCTCTCCGCGCGCAGGCACCAGCAATGTTTCTCTGTTCGATTCAACTTTTCTTCAAAG TTTCAGTGTACACTTGATGATAGCTCCAACATTGCCGGCTCACCTGCATCTGAAGACACGTTTCATGGGCAGGAG CGCGAACACTGGCCTCTACGTTGTACACTATGCTCGTGCTTTTGATGGACAGTGGGTTGATTTTGATCTCAAAGAACAATCTGAG TGCAATTTAGCTGAGCCCTGA
- the LOC120677862 gene encoding BTB/POZ and MATH domain-containing protein 1-like has protein sequence MSSSPASWDCDGSGSASTTFAVKETGWHVFQAEYSEFNGIGAMRHIKSSTFFVGGHSWLITFFPDGLSEDVNKDWICFGLHLEKRGATGSGVGGREVTVLAKFSLLDEAGDPSYTKADKFTFARTFESLALQRFIRRKEFESSYVRDGRFSVRCDLSVVEKVCTEVLVPPPELHRHLADLLASGIGSDVTLEVGEEEFKAHKSMLAARSPVFKVEFFGGPLMENTGDRAKIDDMEPRVFKALLGFIYTDSLPEIEPTERVVMAQHLLVAADKYDIQRLKSICEYILCTYLNASVAATTLVLAEQHRCHRLKEACLRILKSPDNKVALGCDDCQYLLGIFPSLLKELHETAQNTPHCPFVTSAGDGPGAGPW, from the coding sequence ATGTCTAGCTCTCCGGCGTCGTGGGACTgcgacggcagcggcagcgcgtCGACCACCTTCGCCGTGAAGGAGACCGGGTGGCATGTCTTCCAGGCCGAGTACTCTGAGTTCAATGGCATCGGCGCCATGAGGCACATCAAATCGAGCACCTTCTTCGTCGGAGGGCACAGCTGGCTTATCACGTTCTTCCCCGACGGTTTGAGCGAGGATGTCAACAAGGACTGGATATGCTTCGGCCTCCACCTTGAAAAGCGTGGTGCGACCGgcagcggcgtcggcggccgcgaGGTCACGGTACTGGCCAAGTTCAGCTTGCTTGATGAGGCCGGAGATCCATCTTACACGAAAGCTGACAAGTTCACCTTCGCAAGAACATTTGAATCCTTGGCGCTCCAGCGGTTCATTCGGAGGAAGGAATTCGAGTCATCCTATGTAAGAGACGGCAGGTTCAGCGTAAGGTGTGATCTCTCGGTGGTCGAGAAGGTGTGCACCGAGGTgttggtgccgccgccggagctgcacCGGCATCTCGCCgacctcctcgccagcggcatTGGGTCGGACGTGACGTTAGAGGTCGGCGAGGAGGAGTTCAAGGCGCATAAGAGCATGCTCGCCGCGCGGTCGCCGGTGTTCAAGGTGGAATTCTTCGGCGGCCCGTTGATGGAGAACACCGGCGATCGTGCCAAGATCGACGACATGGAGCCGAGGGTGTTCAAGGCCTTGCTGGGCTTCATCTACACCGACTCGTTGCCGGAGATTGAGCCCACGGAAAGGGTAGTGATGGCTCAGCATCTGCTTGTTGCGGCGGACAAGTACGACATTCAGAGGCTCAAATCGATCTGCGAGTACATTCTCTGCACCTACCTCAACGCAAGTGTAGCGGCGACTACGCTTGTGCTTGCTGAGCAGCATCGATGCCATCGGCTCAAGGAGGCATGCTTAAGGATACTCAAGTCCCCGGACAATAAGGTGGCTCTGGGGTGCGATGACTGCCAGTATTTGTTAGGCATTTTCCCCTCTCTTCTCAAGGAACTGCATGAGACTGCCCAAAATACCCCTCACTGCCCTTTCGTGACCTCAGCAGGAGATGGGCCCGGAGCGGGGCCAtggtag